Proteins encoded within one genomic window of Papio anubis isolate 15944 chromosome X, Panubis1.0, whole genome shotgun sequence:
- the LOC101002941 gene encoding protein SSX5-like — protein MNGDDASARRPRVGAQIPEKIQKAFDDIAKYFSKKEWERMKVSEKIVYVYKKRKYEAMSKLGFKVTLPPFMRNKRATDFQGNDSDDPNHGNQVEHPQMTSGRLQGIFPKIMPEKPAEEGNDSKGVPEASGPENDVKQLSPPGKPSTSEKINKTSGPKRGKHAWTHEDCVGKHPVIYERSSDLREKAVARERL, from the exons ATGAATGGAGACGACGCCTCTGCAAGGAGACCTAGGGTTGGGGCTCAAATACCAGAGAAGATACAAAAG gcctTCGATGATATTGCCAAATACTTCTCTAAGAAAGAGTGGGAAAGGATGAAAGTCTCAGAGAAAATCGTCTATGTGTATAAGAAGAGAAAGTATGAGGCCATGAGTAAACTAG gtttcaaGGTCACCCTCCCACCTTTCATGCGTAATAAACGGGCCACAGACTTCCAGGGGAATGATTCTGATGACCCTAACCATGGGAATCAGG TTGAACATCCTCAGATGACTTCCGGCAGGCTCCAGGGAATCTTCCCAAAG ATCATGCCCGAGAAGCcagcagaggaaggaaatgaTTCAAAGGGAGTCCCAGAAGCATCTGGCCCTGAAAATGATGTGAAACAGCTGAGCCCCCCGGGAAAACCAAGTACCTCTGAGAAGATTAACAAGACCTCTG GACCCAAAAGGGGGAAACATGCCTGGACCCACGAAGACTGCGTGGGAAAGCATCCGGTGATTTATGAAAGATCCAGCGACCTAAGGGAGAAGGCAGTAGCTCGTGAGCGTTTATGA